The following proteins are encoded in a genomic region of Cryptomeria japonica chromosome 11, Sugi_1.0, whole genome shotgun sequence:
- the LOC131050828 gene encoding extensin-2, with protein MEQNSPMAFLIFSLFCLFASVAQANYYYKSPPPYLYKSPPPPSPSPPPPYRYKSPPPPSLSPPPPFSSPPPPYHYKSPPPPSRSPPPPYHYKSPPPPSPSPPPPYHYSSPPPPSPSPPPPYHYKSPPPPSPSPPPLYHYKSPPPPSPSPPPPYHYKSPPPPSPSPPPPYIYKSPPPPSQSPPPPYHYKSPPPPSSSPPPPYHYPSPSPYHYKSPPPPVYKYKSPPPPTKSPPPPVYKYKSPPPPVKSPPPPPPVYKYKSPPPPLYRYKSPPPPAKSPPPPPLVYKYKSPPPPLYRYKSPPPPAKSPLPPPPVYKYKSPPPPLYRYKSPPPPAKSPPPPPPVYKYKSPPPPVYKYKYPPTPPPVYKYKSPPPPVYKHTSPPPPHY; from the coding sequence ATGGAGCAGAATTCCCCAATGGCATTCCTCATTTTCTCATTGTTTTGTCTGTTTGCCTCTGTAGCTCAAGCAAATTATTATTACAAATCCCCTCCTCCATATTTATATAAGTCTCCTCCTCCCCCATCTCCTTCTCCACCACCTCCCTACCGCTACAAATCTCCCCCACCTCCCTCTCTTTCTCCACCACCACCTTTTTCATCTCCTCCACCTCCGTATCATTATAAGTCCCCTCCACCACCATCTCGTTCTCCACCACCTCCGTATCATTATaaatctcctcctcctccctctccatctccccctccacCATATCACTATTCTTCTCCACCACCACCTTCTCCATCCCCTCCACCTCCATACCACTACAAGTCTCCCCCACCGCCATCTCCTTCTCCACCACCTCTTTACCATTATAAATCTCCTCCTCCCCCCTCTCCATCTCCCCCACCCCCTTATCACTACAAATCTCCTCCACCGCCATCTCCTTCTCCCCCACCTCCCTACATCTATAAATCTCCCCCTCCACCCTCGCAATCTCCCCCACCTCCATATCACTACAAGTCTCCCCCACCACCATCTTCATCACCTCCTCCACCATATCATTATCCATCTCCATCACCATATCATTACAAATCTCCACCACCTCCTGTTTACAAGTACAAGTCTCCTCCACCCCCTACAAAATCTCCACCTCCTCCTGTTTATAAGTACAAATCTCCTCCACCCCCTGTAAAATCACCACCACCTCCCCCTCCAGTCTACAAATACAAATCTCCACCCCCTCCTCTCTATAGGTACAAATCTCCTCCACCCCCAGCAAAATCTCCACCGCCTCCCCCTCTAGTCTACAAGTACAAATCTCCACCCCCTCCTCTCTATAGGTACAAATCTCCTCCACCCCCAGCAAAATCTCCACTGCCTCCCCCTCCGGTCTACAAGTACAAATCTCCACCCCCTCCTCTCTATAGGTACAAATCTCCTCCACCCCCTGCAAAATCTCCACCGCCTCCCCCTCCAGTCTACAAGTACAAATCTCCACCTCCTCCCGTTTACAAGTACAAATACCCCCCTACTCCTCCCCCGGTCTACAAATATAAATCACCTCCTCCGCCAGTGTACAAGCACACTTCTCCTCCTCCACCTCATTATTAA